In Simplicispira sp. 125, one DNA window encodes the following:
- the prmB gene encoding 50S ribosomal protein L3 N(5)-glutamine methyltransferase, producing MSAAPATSLPPLAGDTVGALIASGAQQLQAAGVSFGHGTTNAHDEAAWLVLWRLGLPLDTPLGDAPDSKQNQPVTPIQKALVATLFEERISTRKPAAYLTREAWLQGVPFYVDERAIVPRSLIAELIAEGGVDAFLSEHTHRVLDLCTGNGSLAILAAMAWPDVAVTGADISSDALAVAHINVVKHGLEKRIALLQSDGLANVAGPWDLVICNPPYVNTHSMQGLPPEYRAEPELALAGGSDGMDFIRHLLRDLPENLSEDGVLLLEIGNERAHFEAAFPHLPVFWLDTSAGSDQVLLITQAALRGGAGLR from the coding sequence ATGAGTGCGGCCCCCGCCACATCCTTGCCGCCGCTCGCCGGCGACACCGTGGGCGCCCTCATCGCGTCGGGTGCGCAGCAGCTTCAGGCCGCTGGCGTGTCCTTCGGCCATGGCACCACCAACGCCCACGACGAAGCCGCATGGCTGGTGCTCTGGCGCCTGGGGCTGCCGTTGGACACCCCGCTTGGCGACGCCCCCGATTCAAAGCAAAATCAGCCCGTAACGCCCATCCAGAAAGCGCTGGTAGCTACACTTTTTGAAGAACGCATCAGCACGCGCAAACCCGCCGCCTACCTCACGCGCGAAGCCTGGCTGCAGGGGGTGCCGTTCTATGTGGACGAACGCGCCATCGTGCCGCGCAGCCTGATTGCCGAGTTGATTGCGGAGGGGGGTGTGGATGCTTTCCTTAGCGAGCACACGCACCGCGTACTCGACTTATGCACTGGCAATGGCAGCCTGGCCATACTGGCGGCCATGGCATGGCCTGATGTCGCCGTCACGGGCGCTGATATTTCTTCCGATGCGCTGGCGGTTGCACACATCAACGTGGTCAAGCACGGTCTTGAGAAGCGCATTGCCCTACTGCAGTCCGATGGCTTGGCCAATGTAGCCGGCCCGTGGGACCTGGTGATTTGCAATCCGCCCTACGTCAACACGCACAGCATGCAGGGCCTGCCGCCTGAATATCGGGCCGAACCCGAACTGGCGCTGGCAGGAGGATCGGACGGCATGGATTTCATTCGCCACTTGCTGCGAGACCTTCCGGAGAATCTTTCCGAGGATGGCGTGCTGCTGCTGGAGATCGGCAACGAGCGCGCACATTTTGAGGCCGCTTTTCCCCATCTGCCGGTGTTTTGGCTGGACACAAGTGCGGGCTCCGACCAAGTATTGCTCATTACCCAGGCCGCCCTGCGCGGCGGCGCGGGCCTGCGTTAG
- the dapE gene encoding succinyl-diaminopimelate desuccinylase, whose amino-acid sequence MSQTLHLAETLIARPSVTPNDAGCLALITERLEPLGFVCKAMDSGPDNFRVSNLWSKRTVAPVHKAQHAIKTIVFAGHTDVVPTGPLAQWSSHPFTPTQRGGKLYGRGASDMKTSIAAFIVAVEEFLLATPDPLLNIAFLLTSDEEGPSVDGTKVVVEQLRAQGEQLDYCIVGEPTAVRKTGDMIKNGRRGTLSGKLTVRGIQGHIAYPHLARNPIHQAVPALAELAAMRWDAGNAFFQPTSWQMSNIHGGTGASNIIPGDVVIDFNFRFCTESTAEGLKQRVHTVLDRHELEYELQWTLGGQPFLTTPGELVVAVQQAIADETGITTELSTTGGTSDGRFIATLCPQVIECGPPNASIHKIDEHIALVDIEPLKNIYRRTLENLHAQALAGAQAA is encoded by the coding sequence ATGTCACAAACCCTGCACCTGGCTGAAACGCTAATTGCCCGCCCCTCAGTCACCCCCAACGACGCCGGATGCCTCGCGCTGATTACCGAGCGACTGGAACCCCTGGGTTTCGTGTGCAAAGCCATGGACAGCGGCCCCGACAATTTCCGTGTCAGTAATTTATGGTCAAAACGCACTGTAGCGCCCGTCCATAAAGCGCAACACGCTATTAAAACAATAGTTTTTGCCGGCCACACCGATGTGGTTCCCACCGGACCGCTTGCGCAATGGAGCAGCCACCCTTTCACGCCCACGCAGCGTGGCGGCAAGCTCTACGGGCGCGGTGCCAGCGATATGAAGACCTCCATCGCCGCTTTTATAGTCGCCGTGGAAGAGTTCTTGCTGGCGACGCCGGACCCACTACTGAACATCGCCTTCCTTCTCACCAGCGACGAGGAAGGCCCGTCGGTCGACGGCACCAAGGTGGTCGTCGAGCAATTGCGTGCCCAAGGCGAGCAACTGGACTACTGCATCGTGGGCGAACCCACTGCCGTGCGCAAAACGGGGGACATGATCAAGAACGGACGTCGCGGCACGCTCAGCGGCAAGCTCACCGTGCGCGGCATCCAGGGCCACATCGCCTACCCCCATCTGGCACGCAACCCCATTCACCAGGCAGTGCCCGCGCTGGCAGAACTTGCCGCCATGCGCTGGGACGCGGGCAACGCCTTCTTCCAGCCCACCAGCTGGCAGATGAGCAACATCCACGGTGGTACGGGTGCAAGCAACATCATTCCGGGCGATGTCGTTATCGACTTCAACTTCCGCTTCTGCACCGAATCTACCGCCGAAGGCCTGAAACAGCGCGTGCACACCGTGCTTGACCGCCATGAACTCGAATACGAATTGCAATGGACGCTGGGCGGCCAGCCCTTTCTGACCACCCCCGGCGAGCTGGTGGTTGCTGTGCAGCAGGCCATTGCCGACGAGACGGGCATCACCACCGAACTCTCGACCACTGGTGGTACCAGCGATGGCCGCTTCATCGCCACCCTCTGTCCCCAGGTCATCGAGTGTGGTCCACCCAACGCCAGCATTCACAAAATCGACGAGCACATCGCGCTGGTGGACATTGAGCCGCTCAAGAACATCTACCGCCGCACGCTCGAAAACCTCCACGCGCAGGCCCTGGCTGGCGCGCAGGCCGCATGA
- a CDS encoding PilT/PilU family type 4a pilus ATPase: MSTMERILRLMAEKKASDVYLSANAPALIKINGESVPINNQVLPPDAPRNLLSEIVPPDRIEELEETGELNMGVPLSGVGRFRVSAMRQRGSYAVVIRFISQQVPELSDLNLPPVLGDLILEKRGLILVVGATGSGKSTSLASMIDRRNSMQTGHILTIEDPVEYQFRNRKSIVNQREVGSDTQSLQTALKNALRQAPDVILIGEIRDRETMSAAIAYAQSGHLCLATLHANNSYQALNRILSFYPVEVRATMLGDLSSALKSIISQRLVRTAAGERLPAVEVMLNTKLVSELIEKGDFSGVREAMEKSMAEGSQTFEEDLARLIMENRIDRKEGLAYADSPTNLMWRLQNDFALASKTAQANKEARDVQNQDDQPSFTEIILDIKSDA; this comes from the coding sequence ATGAGCACTATGGAGCGCATCCTGCGCCTGATGGCCGAGAAGAAGGCGTCAGACGTCTACCTGTCGGCCAACGCCCCGGCACTGATCAAGATCAACGGCGAGAGCGTGCCGATCAACAACCAGGTGCTGCCGCCCGATGCGCCGCGCAACCTGCTGTCTGAAATCGTGCCGCCAGACCGCATCGAGGAGCTGGAAGAAACGGGTGAACTCAACATGGGTGTGCCGCTGTCGGGTGTGGGGCGTTTTCGCGTCAGTGCCATGCGCCAGCGCGGCAGCTATGCCGTGGTCATTCGCTTCATCAGCCAGCAGGTTCCGGAGTTGAGCGACCTCAATCTACCGCCCGTGCTGGGTGATCTGATCCTGGAAAAACGCGGCCTGATACTGGTCGTGGGCGCGACCGGTTCAGGTAAAAGCACCTCACTGGCCTCCATGATCGACCGGCGCAACAGCATGCAGACCGGCCATATCCTGACCATCGAAGACCCGGTCGAGTACCAGTTCCGCAACCGCAAGTCGATCGTCAACCAGCGCGAGGTCGGCAGCGACACCCAGTCACTGCAGACGGCCCTGAAAAATGCCCTGCGCCAGGCACCCGACGTGATCCTGATCGGTGAAATCCGCGACCGTGAAACCATGTCGGCCGCCATTGCTTATGCGCAGTCGGGCCATTTGTGCCTGGCCACGCTGCACGCCAACAACAGTTACCAGGCGCTGAACCGTATTCTCAGCTTCTACCCCGTGGAAGTGCGCGCCACCATGCTGGGCGACCTGTCTTCGGCCCTCAAGTCCATCATCTCGCAACGCCTGGTGCGCACGGCCGCAGGCGAGCGGCTGCCCGCGGTCGAAGTGATGCTCAACACCAAGCTGGTGTCCGAACTCATCGAAAAAGGCGATTTTTCCGGTGTGCGTGAAGCCATGGAAAAATCGATGGCTGAAGGCTCTCAGACCTTCGAGGAAGACCTCGCGCGTCTCATCATGGAGAACCGTATCGACCGCAAGGAAGGCCTGGCCTACGCCGACTCGCCTACCAATCTGATGTGGCGCCTGCAAAACGATTTCGCGCTCGCCTCCAAAACCGCCCAGGCCAACAAGGAGGCCCGCGATGTCCAGAACCAGGACGACCAGCCCTCGTTTACCGAAATCATTCTTGATATCAAGTCAGACGCCTGA
- the dapD gene encoding 2,3,4,5-tetrahydropyridine-2,6-dicarboxylate N-succinyltransferase, translated as MTQQLQSIIETAWENRASLSPDVAPKEVLEAVEHVIGELNTGKLRVATREAVGQWTVHQWIKKAVLLSFRLKDNELIQSGDLGFYDKVPTKFGHLTAQEMAATGVRVVPPAVARRGSFIARGAILMPSYVNIGAYVDEGTMVDTWATVGSCAQVGKSVHLSGGVGLGGVLEPLQANPTIIEDNCFIGARSEVVEGVIVEENSVISMGVYLGQSTPIYDRATGEVSYGRIPAGSVVISGSLPKDGGRYSLYAAIIVKRVDAQTRAKTSLNDLLRD; from the coding sequence ATGACCCAACAACTGCAAAGCATCATCGAAACCGCGTGGGAGAACCGCGCCAGCCTGTCGCCCGACGTCGCCCCCAAAGAGGTGCTGGAAGCGGTCGAACATGTGATTGGTGAACTCAACACAGGCAAGCTGCGTGTGGCGACGCGCGAGGCGGTGGGTCAGTGGACGGTGCACCAGTGGATCAAAAAGGCCGTGCTGCTGTCGTTTCGGCTGAAAGACAATGAACTCATCCAATCGGGTGACCTGGGCTTCTACGACAAGGTGCCCACCAAGTTTGGCCACCTCACGGCCCAGGAAATGGCCGCCACCGGTGTGCGCGTGGTACCGCCTGCCGTGGCGCGCCGGGGCAGCTTCATCGCCCGTGGCGCCATCCTGATGCCATCGTACGTGAACATCGGCGCCTACGTCGATGAGGGCACCATGGTGGACACCTGGGCCACCGTGGGCAGTTGCGCGCAGGTAGGCAAGAGCGTACACCTTTCCGGCGGCGTGGGCCTGGGCGGTGTACTCGAACCCCTGCAGGCCAACCCCACCATCATCGAAGACAACTGCTTCATCGGCGCACGCTCCGAAGTCGTCGAAGGCGTCATCGTCGAAGAGAACTCGGTCATCAGCATGGGTGTGTACCTGGGCCAAAGCACCCCTATTTATGACCGCGCAACCGGCGAAGTGAGTTACGGGCGCATTCCTGCCGGCTCGGTGGTCATCAGCGGCAGCCTGCCCAAGGATGGTGGTCGCTACAGCCTGTATGCGGCCATCATCGTCAAGCGCGTAGACGCACAAACCCGCGCCAAAACCAGCCTGAACGACCTGCTGCGCGACTGA
- the dapC gene encoding succinyldiaminopimelate transaminase: MNPLLSHLQPYPFERLRQLFADVPLPTAFSPISLGMGEPRHATPAFIKSALVAGLDGLANYPATAGEARLRQAFADWLGRRYGLAVDPATQVLPVNGSREALFAFAQTVIDPSRANATVVCPNPFYQIYEGATLLAGAQPYFAPSDPARNFAVDWDSVPEAVWQNTQLLFVCSPGNPTGAVMPLAEWKKLFELSDQYGFVIASDECYSEIYFRDEPPLGGLEAAAQLGRSDFRRMLSFTSLSKRSNVPGLRSGFVAGDAALIKAFLLYRTYHGSAMGSAVQAASVAAWNDEQHVLENRNLYREKFAQVTPLLAPVMDVALPDAGFYLWAGVPAALGMNDAEFARALLAQYNVTVLPGSYLAREAAGANPGAQRIRMALVAETAECVEAARRIVQFIQSRTA; this comes from the coding sequence ATGAATCCCCTGCTTTCGCATTTGCAGCCCTACCCTTTCGAGCGGCTGCGACAGCTTTTTGCTGATGTACCGTTACCCACGGCCTTCTCCCCCATCAGCCTGGGCATGGGCGAGCCGCGCCATGCGACACCGGCCTTTATCAAGAGTGCACTGGTCGCGGGTCTGGATGGCCTGGCCAACTACCCGGCAACAGCAGGCGAAGCACGACTGCGCCAGGCTTTTGCAGACTGGCTGGGGCGGCGCTACGGTTTGGCAGTCGATCCGGCCACGCAGGTGCTTCCGGTGAATGGCTCACGCGAGGCCCTGTTTGCCTTTGCGCAGACCGTCATTGACCCCTCACGCGCCAACGCCACAGTGGTGTGCCCGAATCCGTTCTACCAAATCTACGAAGGCGCCACCTTGCTGGCGGGCGCCCAACCATACTTTGCCCCCAGCGACCCTGCACGCAACTTTGCGGTGGACTGGGACAGCGTGCCCGAGGCCGTCTGGCAAAACACCCAATTGTTGTTTGTTTGCTCTCCCGGCAACCCTACGGGGGCAGTCATGCCATTGGCAGAATGGAAAAAGCTGTTTGAACTGTCCGACCAGTATGGTTTCGTGATTGCCTCTGACGAGTGCTACAGCGAGATCTATTTCCGTGATGAGCCTCCGCTGGGGGGGCTGGAAGCCGCCGCGCAACTCGGCCGCAGCGACTTCCGTCGCATGCTGTCGTTTACCAGCCTGTCCAAGCGCAGCAATGTGCCCGGTCTGCGCAGCGGCTTTGTTGCTGGCGACGCCGCCTTGATCAAGGCGTTTTTGCTGTACCGCACTTACCATGGCAGCGCCATGGGGTCGGCGGTGCAAGCGGCCAGCGTTGCTGCCTGGAACGATGAGCAGCATGTGCTGGAAAATCGCAACCTGTACCGCGAAAAGTTCGCCCAGGTCACTCCCTTGCTAGCGCCTGTGATGGACGTGGCCCTGCCCGATGCCGGTTTTTACCTGTGGGCAGGCGTTCCCGCTGCGCTTGGCATGAACGATGCCGAGTTCGCACGGGCGCTGCTGGCTCAATACAATGTCACGGTACTTCCGGGCAGTTACCTGGCGCGCGAAGCGGCTGGCGCCAACCCGGGCGCCCAGCGCATTCGCATGGCCCTGGTGGCCGAAACCGCAGAATGCGTCGAGGCCGCCCGTCGCATCGTGCAATTCATTCAATCCCGTACCGCTTAA
- a CDS encoding methyl-accepting chemotaxis protein, whose translation MTDSIFMHPGTWLMRRFHLLGKLMLLGAVMVAMFVGAASLASPQTGAGLQWTVVGVCVALLVYLLAALYASLATDLAALAHAMEKTAQGDLGVHIKTSGNDELADLAQRLDHMVQTLSAMVADIRSNAALVAHAGQTISSDSRALADRTEQQAANLEQTAASVEQLSSTVQGNAQTIRAADQQASEVSRAAEHGTQAMAHAVESVQAIQQDARRMNEIIGVIDSIAFQTNILALNAAVEAARAGEQGRGFAVVASEVRTLAGRSGEAAREIRALISASVRQVESSAGLIRSAGEGISAMATGIRSVAATMSEIATSGGEQSTGLQEITTAVRQLDQITQHNAQMVEHAVEQARALEGRANTLSRAVESFRLQQGTADEAVALTQRAVNMRSSGSRDQFLRSITDKNQPFHDRDMYVFALDSSGTYLAFAGNATKVGTRVQDIPGIAGDQLVQDIIAQAERGPGWVEYDINNPATGKVQTKMSFVRKVDDLYVGCGVYKTLAARA comes from the coding sequence ATGACCGATTCCATCTTTATGCATCCAGGCACCTGGCTGATGCGCCGCTTTCACCTGTTGGGCAAACTGATGTTGCTGGGAGCGGTGATGGTGGCGATGTTCGTGGGAGCGGCCAGCCTGGCATCGCCGCAGACCGGGGCAGGCCTGCAATGGACTGTCGTTGGCGTCTGCGTGGCATTGCTCGTGTACCTGCTGGCAGCGTTGTATGCCAGTTTGGCCACGGACCTTGCCGCCCTGGCCCATGCCATGGAGAAAACTGCCCAAGGCGATTTGGGTGTACACATCAAAACCTCGGGAAACGATGAGCTGGCGGACTTGGCGCAGCGGCTGGACCACATGGTGCAAACCCTCTCGGCCATGGTGGCTGACATCCGCAGCAATGCCGCCCTGGTCGCCCATGCAGGCCAAACCATCTCTTCAGACAGCCGGGCGCTGGCCGACCGCACGGAGCAGCAAGCCGCCAACCTGGAGCAGACGGCGGCCAGCGTGGAGCAACTCTCGTCCACTGTGCAAGGCAATGCGCAGACTATTCGCGCAGCAGACCAGCAAGCCAGTGAGGTCAGCCGTGCAGCCGAGCACGGAACCCAGGCCATGGCCCACGCAGTGGAATCGGTGCAGGCCATCCAGCAAGATGCACGCCGCATGAACGAGATCATTGGTGTGATCGATAGCATTGCCTTCCAGACCAATATCCTGGCGCTCAACGCGGCCGTCGAGGCTGCCCGGGCGGGCGAGCAGGGTCGCGGCTTTGCCGTCGTGGCCTCTGAGGTACGCACGCTGGCAGGACGCTCCGGGGAAGCCGCCCGCGAAATCCGTGCGCTGATCAGCGCGTCGGTACGGCAGGTGGAGTCCAGCGCCGGCCTGATCCGCTCGGCTGGAGAGGGCATCTCTGCCATGGCCACGGGTATTCGCAGCGTGGCGGCCACCATGTCGGAAATCGCCACTTCCGGGGGCGAGCAAAGCACCGGCCTGCAGGAGATCACCACAGCGGTGCGCCAGCTCGATCAGATCACCCAGCACAACGCGCAGATGGTGGAACATGCCGTCGAGCAGGCCAGGGCGCTGGAAGGGCGGGCCAATACGCTTTCCCGGGCGGTCGAATCTTTCCGTCTGCAGCAAGGCACGGCGGACGAGGCGGTGGCGCTGACCCAGCGCGCGGTGAATATGCGTTCGAGCGGTTCACGCGATCAGTTTTTACGCAGCATCACCGACAAAAACCAGCCATTTCACGACCGTGACATGTATGTGTTCGCACTCGATTCCAGTGGAACCTACCTGGCCTTTGCCGGCAACGCCACTAAAGTAGGCACGCGCGTCCAGGACATTCCGGGCATTGCCGGCGATCAGTTGGTGCAGGACATCATTGCGCAGGCCGAGCGCGGCCCGGGATGGGTCGAGTACGACATCAACAACCCTGCCACGGGCAAGGTACAGACCAAAATGTCGTTCGTGCGCAAGGTGGACGACCTGTACGTGGGCTGCGGGGTCTACAAGACTTTGGCGGCGCGCGCCTAA
- the rsxB gene encoding electron transport complex subunit RsxB: MPIRQAGLAARIEAALPQTQCTRCGYADCAAYAHAIAAGDAGINQCPPGGAQGVARLAAITGLPVQALDPQYGVEGPRSVVVIDEDWCIGCTLCIKACPADAIVGANKLMHTVLPEHCTGCELCIPACPVDCMALVNASGPATGWDAWSPAQAQQAQERYHQRQARLAVGDCAVLDRRLVNGQEDAASAPQGDAPPSSPIADKQATIAAALARARARRSL; this comes from the coding sequence ATGCCCATACGGCAAGCGGGTCTGGCGGCCCGCATTGAAGCGGCCCTGCCGCAGACGCAGTGCACGCGCTGCGGCTATGCCGACTGTGCAGCCTACGCACACGCCATTGCAGCGGGAGACGCGGGCATCAACCAATGCCCCCCAGGCGGCGCGCAAGGCGTCGCCCGGCTGGCAGCAATTACGGGCTTGCCCGTGCAGGCCCTTGACCCCCAGTACGGCGTGGAAGGGCCACGCAGTGTGGTGGTGATCGACGAAGACTGGTGCATTGGTTGCACGCTGTGCATCAAAGCATGCCCCGCAGACGCCATCGTGGGTGCCAACAAGCTCATGCACACCGTTTTGCCAGAGCATTGCACGGGTTGCGAGCTGTGCATTCCGGCCTGCCCAGTTGATTGCATGGCGCTGGTCAATGCCAGTGGGCCAGCAACGGGCTGGGATGCCTGGTCGCCCGCACAGGCGCAACAGGCGCAAGAACGCTACCACCAGCGCCAGGCTCGCCTGGCCGTTGGTGACTGTGCTGTGCTTGACCGGCGCCTGGTCAACGGCCAGGAGGACGCTGCCAGTGCGCCGCAGGGCGACGCCCCACCCTCCTCGCCTATTGCAGACAAACAGGCCACCATCGCGGCCGCATTGGCAAGGGCACGGGCTCGCCGCTCCCTCTAA
- the phaZ gene encoding polyhydroxyalkanoate depolymerase, which translates to MLYQIFETQRSFMEPFADFALAASKLYSNPSSPFQKTPLAQRMSAGYDLIYRLGKDYEKPTFGIRTVAVNGVEVAIHERVELDKSFCELRRFKRFSDDPKTLENLKIQPVVLIVAPLSGHYATLLRDTVRSMLSDHKVYITDWKNARLVPLSEGEFHLDDYINYVQEFIRHLQGKYGNCHVVSVCQPTVPVLAAVSLMASRGEKTPLSMTMMGGPIDARKSPTAVNNLASERSYEWFENNVIYRVPGNFPGAGRRVYPGFLQHTGFVAMNPDRHAVNHYDYFKNLIKGDDNSTEAHRKFYDEYNAVLDMDADYYLETIKTVFQDHKLVNGTWDVRSSAGTIERVRPQDITQGALLTVEGELDDISGSGQTRAAHDLCSGLPGKEQRHLEAKGAGHYGIFSGRRWRETVYPAVRAFILEHQKVAKPQAPVVAAPAAAAAPKAVARAEASPAKVVVATKAVAKPKAAPSKGVAASKAAAGKAVSAKVVASAHATKAAKSAVAAPANKKTPVVAAKPVPTASPADPTAPTTRWATPAGNASASPTAAAAPAVQPEREAVAVANTTVTAAPPAVRSKNPARNKAA; encoded by the coding sequence ATGCTCTACCAGATCTTTGAAACCCAGCGCTCCTTCATGGAACCCTTCGCAGATTTTGCGTTGGCTGCTTCCAAGCTCTACAGCAACCCGTCCTCGCCGTTCCAGAAGACGCCGCTGGCCCAGCGCATGTCGGCAGGCTACGACCTGATCTATCGGCTGGGCAAAGACTACGAAAAACCGACCTTCGGTATCCGGACTGTGGCCGTGAACGGCGTTGAAGTGGCGATCCACGAACGCGTGGAACTGGACAAGTCTTTCTGCGAACTGCGCCGCTTCAAGCGCTTCTCGGACGATCCGAAGACGCTGGAAAACCTCAAGATCCAGCCCGTGGTGTTGATCGTGGCGCCCTTGTCAGGCCACTACGCCACATTGCTGCGCGACACCGTGCGCTCCATGCTCAGCGACCACAAGGTCTACATCACCGACTGGAAGAACGCGCGCCTGGTGCCTCTTTCCGAGGGTGAATTCCACCTGGATGACTACATCAACTATGTGCAGGAGTTCATCCGTCACCTGCAGGGAAAATACGGCAACTGCCATGTGGTCAGCGTGTGCCAGCCCACCGTGCCTGTGCTGGCAGCGGTTTCTTTGATGGCCAGTCGTGGCGAAAAAACACCGCTGTCGATGACCATGATGGGCGGCCCCATCGATGCCCGCAAATCGCCCACTGCAGTGAACAACCTGGCCAGCGAGCGAAGCTACGAGTGGTTTGAGAACAATGTCATTTACCGTGTCCCGGGCAATTTCCCCGGCGCGGGACGCCGCGTCTATCCAGGTTTCCTGCAGCACACCGGTTTCGTGGCAATGAACCCCGACCGCCACGCCGTCAACCACTACGACTACTTCAAGAACCTGATCAAGGGCGACGACAACAGCACCGAAGCCCACCGCAAGTTCTACGACGAGTACAACGCCGTACTCGACATGGATGCGGACTACTACCTTGAAACCATCAAGACCGTGTTCCAGGACCACAAGCTGGTCAACGGCACCTGGGACGTGCGTTCCTCTGCGGGCACGATCGAACGGGTGCGTCCGCAAGATATCACCCAGGGTGCCCTGCTGACCGTTGAAGGTGAGTTGGACGATATTTCCGGCTCGGGCCAGACCCGCGCCGCGCACGACCTTTGCAGTGGTCTGCCAGGCAAAGAGCAACGCCATCTGGAGGCCAAGGGTGCCGGTCACTACGGCATCTTCAGCGGTCGCCGCTGGCGTGAGACGGTGTACCCAGCGGTGCGTGCTTTCATTCTGGAGCATCAAAAAGTGGCCAAGCCGCAGGCACCCGTTGTCGCCGCTCCCGCTGCAGCCGCCGCTCCAAAGGCTGTCGCCCGCGCAGAAGCCAGTCCAGCCAAGGTCGTCGTTGCTACCAAGGCAGTCGCAAAGCCCAAGGCCGCCCCGTCCAAGGGCGTGGCAGCATCCAAGGCCGCCGCAGGCAAGGCTGTGAGCGCGAAGGTCGTCGCATCTGCGCACGCTACCAAAGCAGCAAAATCGGCTGTAGCCGCCCCTGCCAACAAAAAAACCCCTGTTGTTGCGGCCAAGCCTGTGCCGACGGCATCGCCCGCAGATCCCACGGCTCCCACCACGCGCTGGGCCACGCCGGCAGGCAACGCTTCGGCGTCGCCCACAGCCGCAGCGGCGCCTGCCGTGCAGCCTGAGCGCGAAGCCGTGGCCGTAGCCAATACCACGGTCACCGCAGCGCCCCCAGCAGTGCGCAGCAAAAATCCGGCGCGCAACAAGGCCGCCTGA
- a CDS encoding (p)ppGpp synthetase, with protein MPSLDFELEESRFLAFHDKHQSQLQAACAAFVDLVGSHVARNGQVEISKVEGRVKERDECIRKFSRKYRAVLEESSTPYEIRDYISDLIGVRVVCLYEDELEKVAAAVQSLFDVIEVTDKVSAVEGTEAAFGYKGLHLDLRLNASQAALPAHALLAPWPIELQIRTIIQDSWSVLDHKIKYKKAIPGPLKRRINVLSALFELADREFRQIRDETEAELLKAPDATDESLADLDPQPMPQAALPGSVLDAFSFLKIATHFFRDFTFEPHKLDSFVDDIHAWSPGITRARFNGLLRQNIGIVKRYKQYFEEQNPNGKFNAYTVIRHCLYLGNKEVFGQALRKVSRTSFDAWLQSQAGSQAAVKDIDKKGV; from the coding sequence ATGCCATCGCTTGACTTCGAACTGGAGGAATCCCGCTTCTTGGCCTTCCATGACAAACACCAGAGCCAACTGCAGGCGGCCTGCGCGGCTTTTGTGGATTTGGTAGGTTCGCACGTAGCCCGCAACGGCCAGGTCGAGATCTCCAAGGTGGAAGGCCGGGTCAAGGAGCGCGACGAGTGCATTCGCAAGTTCTCGCGCAAATACCGCGCCGTGCTGGAGGAAAGCAGCACACCTTATGAAATACGCGACTACATCAGCGACCTGATTGGTGTGCGCGTGGTTTGCCTGTACGAAGACGAACTGGAAAAAGTAGCGGCGGCAGTGCAGTCATTGTTTGATGTGATCGAGGTGACGGACAAGGTCAGCGCCGTGGAGGGGACCGAGGCTGCGTTTGGCTACAAGGGCCTGCACCTGGACTTGCGCCTGAATGCCTCGCAGGCCGCCCTGCCAGCGCATGCACTGCTTGCGCCGTGGCCTATCGAGCTGCAGATCCGCACCATCATCCAGGACTCCTGGAGCGTGCTGGACCATAAGATCAAGTACAAAAAGGCCATTCCCGGCCCACTCAAGCGACGCATTAACGTGCTGTCTGCCCTGTTTGAGCTGGCTGACCGCGAATTTCGGCAAATCCGCGACGAAACCGAAGCTGAATTGCTCAAGGCCCCCGACGCGACCGACGAATCCTTGGCCGATCTTGATCCACAGCCTATGCCCCAGGCTGCGCTGCCAGGCAGCGTGCTCGATGCGTTCTCCTTTCTCAAGATCGCCACGCATTTTTTCCGCGACTTCACGTTTGAACCGCACAAATTGGACAGTTTCGTGGACGACATCCACGCCTGGTCGCCCGGGATTACCCGCGCACGCTTCAATGGCCTGTTGCGGCAGAACATCGGCATTGTCAAACGCTACAAGCAGTATTTCGAAGAACAGAACCCGAACGGCAAGTTCAACGCCTATACCGTCATCCGGCACTGCCTGTATCTGGGTAACAAGGAGGTGTTCGGCCAAGCGCTGCGCAAGGTGTCGCGTACCTCGTTCGATGCCTGGTTGCAGTCGCAGGCAGGCAGTCAGGCTGCCGTCAAAGATATAGATAAAAAAGGCGTATAA